One window of the Anaeromyxobacter dehalogenans 2CP-C genome contains the following:
- a CDS encoding response regulator: MAQCFLLVDADRNFREALAIALRLDGHRVEVCVGADEALARLAAGGVDCCLVDAHMPGADEVLAAATAAGARPVMTGPYADVLEQAARRHPAATALPKPFRAAELADAGRAAH, encoded by the coding sequence ATGGCGCAGTGCTTCCTGCTCGTGGATGCGGATCGGAACTTCCGGGAGGCCCTCGCGATCGCGCTCCGGCTGGACGGACACCGGGTCGAGGTGTGCGTGGGCGCCGACGAGGCGCTCGCGCGGCTCGCCGCGGGTGGCGTGGACTGCTGCCTGGTGGACGCCCACATGCCCGGCGCCGACGAGGTGCTCGCGGCGGCGACCGCCGCCGGCGCGCGCCCGGTGATGACCGGCCCCTACGCCGACGTGCTCGAGCAGGCCGCCCGCCGGCACCCGGCGGCGACCGCGCTGCCGAAGCCGTTCCGCGCGGCCGAGCTCGCCGACGCCGGCCGCGCCGCGCACTAG
- the selA gene encoding L-seryl-tRNA(Sec) selenium transferase, with translation MTTPKFSPGPAGSALRGLPRTDRLVDAADRAGLVETLGRGPVLEAVRAELDRHRAAVLAGEPCPSPEAIEAGLLDRLREDARGSLRPVVNATGVVIHTNLGRAPLSEAAIAAMGRAARGYANLEYDLAEGERGDRYGHAEAPLCRLTGAEAAVAVNNNASAVMLALAALMDAPPDRSGGGEAGVRPLAAPGRGEAEPGLPEVIVSRGQLVEIGGGFRIPDVLRRSGAALVEVGTTNRTYLRDHEAAVGPRTRILLAVHRSNFRLSGFVHDTPLEELVDLGRRRALWVVDDLGSGTLLETAPFGLGAEPTVQERIRAGADLVCFSGDKLLGGPQAGILCGTREAIARVKRHPLMRALRVDKVTLAALSATLAHYERGEALEQVPVWRAIAAAPEALEARARGWLAALGPAGAGCAVRPSRSAVGGGSLPEVTLPTSVLSLPGAPDALAARLRRADPPVIGRIEEDRVVLDARTVMPGEDEALIAAVRTALAG, from the coding sequence ATGACCACTCCAAAATTCTCCCCCGGGCCCGCCGGCTCGGCCTTGCGAGGGCTCCCGCGGACGGATCGGCTGGTGGACGCGGCGGATCGCGCCGGCCTGGTCGAGACGCTGGGACGCGGCCCGGTCCTCGAGGCCGTCCGGGCCGAGCTCGATCGCCACCGGGCGGCGGTGCTGGCGGGGGAGCCCTGCCCCTCCCCCGAGGCGATCGAGGCAGGGCTCCTGGACCGCCTCCGGGAGGACGCCCGGGGGTCGCTCCGGCCGGTCGTCAACGCGACCGGCGTGGTGATCCACACCAACCTGGGCCGGGCGCCGCTGTCCGAGGCCGCGATCGCGGCCATGGGCCGGGCGGCGCGGGGCTACGCCAACCTCGAGTACGACCTCGCGGAGGGGGAGCGGGGGGACCGGTACGGCCACGCCGAGGCGCCGCTGTGCCGGCTGACGGGGGCCGAGGCGGCGGTGGCGGTGAACAACAACGCCTCGGCGGTCATGCTGGCGCTCGCCGCGCTGATGGACGCGCCGCCGGATCGGTCGGGCGGCGGGGAGGCGGGGGTGCGCCCGCTGGCCGCACCCGGCCGCGGGGAGGCGGAGCCGGGCCTGCCCGAGGTGATCGTCTCCCGCGGGCAGCTCGTCGAGATCGGCGGCGGCTTCCGCATCCCGGACGTGCTGCGCCGCTCCGGGGCCGCGCTCGTGGAGGTCGGGACCACCAACCGGACCTACCTGCGCGATCACGAGGCGGCGGTCGGCCCGCGCACGCGCATCCTGCTGGCGGTGCACCGGTCCAACTTCCGCCTGTCCGGCTTCGTGCACGACACGCCGCTGGAGGAGCTGGTGGACCTCGGCCGCCGCCGCGCGCTGTGGGTGGTGGACGACCTGGGCTCGGGCACGCTCCTCGAGACGGCGCCGTTCGGCCTGGGCGCCGAGCCGACCGTGCAGGAGCGGATCCGCGCCGGCGCGGACCTGGTGTGCTTCTCCGGCGACAAGCTCCTGGGCGGCCCGCAGGCCGGGATCCTGTGCGGCACGCGCGAGGCGATCGCGCGCGTGAAGCGCCACCCGCTCATGCGCGCGCTCCGGGTGGACAAGGTGACGCTCGCGGCGCTCTCGGCCACGCTCGCGCACTACGAGCGCGGCGAGGCGCTCGAGCAGGTCCCGGTGTGGCGCGCCATCGCGGCCGCGCCGGAGGCGCTCGAGGCGCGGGCGCGCGGCTGGCTCGCGGCGCTCGGGCCGGCCGGCGCCGGCTGCGCGGTGCGCCCGAGCCGCTCGGCGGTGGGCGGCGGCTCGCTGCCCGAGGTCACCCTCCCCACCTCCGTGCTCTCGCTGCCCGGCGCCCCCGACGCGCTCGCCGCCCGGCTGC
- a CDS encoding NADH-quinone oxidoreductase subunit N has translation MSGFPTQDFVALVPVAILTMGALVLLMTEVFLTSGRRAYQAYLTMVFAAAAAAYAAWMPVPGNVFGRQAVVDSFSAFVTVVLCAGLALSALVGQSWLNARNSERGEFYALALFGTAGMVLLGMATDLLIAFIAVEVMSLSTYCLAAFLRRGKKPAEAAFKYVVLGSISSALLLYGSALLYGASGSTLFSLLPRGQGSALYLAGIALVAGGVAFKIAAVPFHAWTPDVYEGAPTPVTAFMAAGVKTAAFAVLVRLFLATESGSAAMSTSLGTVLSALAVLTMIFGNLLALPQRSVKRMLAYSSIGHAGYLLVGVVSAVVAGARDKALAGLLFYLAAYTATVIGAFAVVGALERRTRGDFEPADAWDLDRFAGLARRRPALAFAMAVFLFSLAGVPPTAGFIGKFYIFKAAMGAGLYGLAVLGVLTSVLGAYYYLRVVLYMYFLPSKDEAGEVVLSAPSLTIALAAAVAVVVLLGVVADPMVRLAQAASAIIL, from the coding sequence ATGAGCGGCTTCCCGACCCAGGACTTCGTCGCGCTGGTCCCGGTGGCGATCCTCACGATGGGGGCGCTGGTCCTGCTGATGACCGAGGTGTTCCTCACCTCGGGCCGGCGGGCCTACCAGGCCTACCTGACCATGGTGTTCGCGGCCGCCGCCGCGGCCTACGCCGCCTGGATGCCGGTGCCCGGCAACGTGTTCGGGCGCCAGGCGGTGGTGGACAGCTTCTCGGCCTTCGTCACGGTGGTGCTCTGCGCCGGCCTGGCGCTCTCGGCGCTGGTGGGCCAGAGCTGGCTGAACGCCCGCAACTCCGAGCGCGGCGAGTTCTACGCGCTCGCGCTGTTCGGCACCGCCGGCATGGTGCTGCTGGGCATGGCCACCGACCTGCTCATCGCGTTCATCGCGGTGGAGGTGATGAGCCTCTCCACCTACTGCCTCGCCGCCTTCCTGCGGCGCGGCAAGAAGCCCGCCGAGGCGGCCTTCAAGTACGTGGTGCTCGGCTCGATCTCCTCGGCGCTGCTGCTCTACGGGTCGGCGCTGCTCTACGGCGCCTCGGGCTCGACGCTGTTCTCGCTGCTGCCGCGCGGCCAGGGCTCGGCGCTGTACCTCGCCGGCATCGCGCTGGTGGCCGGCGGCGTCGCCTTCAAGATCGCCGCGGTCCCGTTCCACGCCTGGACCCCCGACGTCTACGAGGGCGCGCCCACCCCGGTGACCGCGTTCATGGCCGCCGGCGTGAAGACCGCGGCCTTCGCGGTGCTGGTCCGCCTGTTCCTGGCCACCGAGAGCGGCTCGGCCGCCATGTCCACCTCGCTCGGCACGGTGCTCTCCGCGCTGGCCGTGCTCACGATGATCTTCGGCAACCTGCTGGCGCTGCCGCAGCGCAGCGTGAAGCGGATGCTGGCGTACTCGTCGATCGGCCACGCCGGCTACCTGCTGGTGGGCGTGGTCTCCGCGGTGGTGGCGGGCGCGCGCGACAAGGCGCTCGCGGGCCTGCTGTTCTACCTCGCGGCCTACACCGCCACCGTCATCGGCGCGTTCGCCGTGGTCGGCGCGCTGGAGCGCCGGACCCGGGGCGACTTCGAGCCGGCCGACGCGTGGGACCTCGATCGCTTCGCCGGCCTGGCGCGGCGCCGCCCGGCGCTCGCGTTCGCGATGGCGGTGTTCCTGTTCTCGCTCGCGGGCGTGCCGCCCACCGCCGGCTTCATCGGGAAGTTCTACATCTTCAAGGCGGCCATGGGCGCCGGCCTCTACGGCCTGGCGGTGCTGGGCGTGCTCACCAGCGTGCTCGGCGCGTACTACTACCTGCGCGTCGTCCTCTACATGTACTTCCTGCCGTCGAAGGACGAGGCCGGCGAGGTGGTGCTCTCGGCGCCGTCGCTCACCATCGCGCTGGCCGCGGCGGTGGCGGTGGTGGTCCTGCTCGGCGTGGTGGCCGACCCGATGGTGCGGCTGGCCCAGGCGGCGAGCGCCATCATCCTGTAG
- a CDS encoding complex I subunit 4 family protein, with amino-acid sequence MNLLTVVTFLPLLGALAMVLVPRDEPSQHRALALVVSLVTFALSLGLWFGFDASPGAPEFQFELMIPWMPTIGIGFHVGLDGVALLLFMLTTVLMPVVVLSAWKAVGDRVKEFMIALLVLESAMLGTFIALDLVLFYVFWEAMLIPMYLLIGIWGSQNRLYATVKFFVYTFAASVLMLLAILYVYFHDGGTFDYVEARRALAVTPGAASWLFLAFALAFAVKVPMFPLHTWLPDAHTEAPTAGSVILAGVLLKMGTFGFFRYALPLFPEAALQHRNLVAVLAVIGIIYGALMSLVQTDMKRLVAYSSVSHLGFVMLGLMALSAEGMTGSVYQMLNHGVSTGALFLLVGMLYERRHTRLISEYGGIAKRVPVIAAAFVIVTLSSIGLPGTNGFVGEFLILSGTWLSRLGGSAVFATVAALGVILGAVYMLLLVEKVFFGPNQNAANHHLPDLSVREGFVLAPMIALIVVMGLLPGPFLAPAKPAVDRLIQRFQVAEARLGKGPQVGTAVPAVMVRAPAPAPAAEPAPLPAPAPVPLQQPGGNY; translated from the coding sequence GTGAACCTGCTCACCGTCGTCACCTTCCTCCCGCTGCTCGGCGCGCTCGCGATGGTGCTCGTCCCGCGGGACGAGCCGTCGCAGCACCGGGCGCTCGCGCTGGTGGTCTCGCTCGTCACGTTCGCGCTGTCGCTGGGCCTCTGGTTCGGCTTCGACGCGAGCCCCGGCGCGCCCGAGTTCCAGTTCGAGCTCATGATCCCGTGGATGCCCACCATCGGCATCGGCTTCCACGTCGGCCTCGACGGCGTGGCGCTGCTCCTGTTCATGCTCACCACCGTGCTCATGCCGGTGGTGGTCCTCTCCGCCTGGAAGGCGGTGGGCGACCGCGTGAAGGAGTTCATGATCGCGCTGCTGGTGCTCGAGAGCGCCATGCTCGGCACCTTCATCGCGCTCGACCTGGTGCTCTTCTACGTGTTCTGGGAGGCGATGCTCATCCCGATGTACCTGCTCATCGGGATCTGGGGCTCGCAGAACCGCCTCTACGCGACGGTGAAGTTCTTCGTGTACACGTTCGCGGCCAGCGTGCTGATGCTGCTCGCCATCCTGTACGTGTACTTCCACGACGGCGGCACGTTCGACTACGTCGAGGCGCGGCGCGCGCTGGCGGTGACGCCCGGCGCGGCGAGCTGGCTGTTCCTCGCCTTCGCGCTCGCCTTCGCGGTCAAGGTGCCGATGTTCCCGCTGCACACCTGGCTGCCGGACGCGCACACCGAGGCGCCCACCGCCGGCTCGGTGATCCTGGCCGGCGTGCTCCTGAAGATGGGCACGTTCGGCTTCTTCCGCTACGCGCTGCCGCTCTTCCCGGAGGCGGCGCTGCAGCACCGCAACCTGGTCGCGGTGCTGGCGGTCATCGGCATCATCTACGGCGCGCTCATGTCGCTCGTGCAGACCGACATGAAGCGGCTGGTGGCCTACTCCTCGGTCTCCCACCTCGGCTTCGTGATGCTGGGCCTGATGGCCCTCTCCGCCGAGGGGATGACCGGGTCCGTCTACCAGATGCTGAACCACGGCGTGTCCACCGGCGCGCTGTTCCTCCTGGTCGGCATGCTCTACGAGCGGCGCCACACCCGCCTCATCTCGGAGTACGGCGGCATCGCCAAGCGCGTGCCGGTGATCGCGGCGGCGTTCGTGATCGTGACGCTCTCCTCGATCGGCCTCCCCGGCACGAACGGCTTCGTGGGCGAGTTCCTGATCCTGTCCGGCACCTGGCTCTCGCGCCTGGGCGGCTCGGCGGTGTTCGCCACGGTCGCGGCCCTCGGCGTCATCCTGGGCGCGGTCTACATGCTGCTGCTCGTCGAGAAGGTGTTCTTCGGGCCGAACCAGAACGCCGCGAACCACCACCTCCCGGACCTCTCCGTCCGCGAGGGCTTCGTGCTCGCCCCGATGATCGCGCTGATCGTGGTGATGGGCCTGCTGCCCGGGCCGTTCCTGGCGCCGGCCAAGCCGGCGGTGGACCGGCTCATCCAGCGCTTCCAGGTGGCCGAGGCGCGCCTCGGCAAGGGGCCGCAGGTGGGCACCGCGGTGCCGGCGGTGATGGTCCGCGCGCCCGCGCCGGCCCCGGCGGCGGAGCCCGCCCCGCTGCCCGCGCCGGCGCCGGTCCCGCTCCAGCAGCCCGGAGGGAACTACTGA
- the nuoL gene encoding NADH-quinone oxidoreductase subunit L, with protein MPSIVPSPAAAESYLWAIILFPLAGAIVNGLTGRRLGRGNVTVIAIGVMVGAFLVSSVAFYHALTGTVLRFRGEPWIQVTGADGRTIVSIGWGLLVDRLSATMIMVVTGVGTLIHVYSASYMSHEDDAGYARFFTYLNLFVAAMLTLVLGDSLILTFVGWEGVGLCSYLLIGFWYTDPAKAYAGRKAFVTNRIGDFGFLIGVFALFSIFGTVGYADLQSLAHGVDPAAAIQTGVFAGRTYQAAVTFALIGLFVGACGKSAQLPLYVWLPDAMAGPTPVSALIHAATMVTAGVYLVARNAYLFSLAPAAMATVTIVGAATALFAALIAFVQTDIKKVLAYSTVSQLGFMFIGVGVGAWWAGVLHLVTHAFFKACLFLGAGSVMHGMHEDTDIRNMGGLARKMPHTAATFGIATLAITGFVPLSGFFSKDAILGNALFSHNPAWHQVGQIAYVLGSLAALGTAFYMSRLFFLTFTGKPRTAAAAHAHESSPVMYVPLWVLAILSIVALLLGLPGHGPLAEVFARFTEPVFAAGTERLHEVGHLHAGAHPAWPFAAAWALAAVGTLVAYLMYAGALRAAPAALARTFPRLYQFAVDKFRVDELYQMVVIEPLKTAAYLLWRIVDVFAIDGLVVNGVARLVGYAGSVLRLAQNGDVQRYAAIMVVAAAVILWTVVGAGGR; from the coding sequence ATGCCCTCGATCGTACCCTCTCCCGCTGCGGCAGAGTCCTATCTGTGGGCCATCATCCTGTTCCCGCTCGCGGGAGCGATCGTCAACGGTCTCACCGGTCGGAGGCTCGGCCGCGGGAACGTGACGGTGATCGCCATCGGCGTGATGGTGGGCGCGTTCCTCGTCTCGTCGGTCGCGTTCTACCACGCGCTGACGGGCACGGTGCTCCGGTTCCGGGGTGAGCCCTGGATCCAGGTGACCGGCGCCGACGGCCGCACGATCGTCTCGATCGGCTGGGGCCTGCTCGTGGATCGCCTGTCGGCGACGATGATCATGGTCGTCACCGGCGTGGGCACGCTCATCCACGTCTACTCGGCGTCGTACATGTCGCACGAGGACGACGCGGGCTACGCGCGCTTCTTCACGTACCTGAACCTGTTCGTCGCGGCGATGCTCACGCTCGTCCTCGGCGACTCGCTCATCCTCACCTTCGTCGGGTGGGAGGGCGTGGGCCTCTGCAGCTACCTGCTGATCGGGTTCTGGTACACCGACCCGGCCAAGGCGTACGCCGGCCGCAAGGCGTTCGTCACCAACCGCATCGGCGACTTCGGCTTCCTGATCGGGGTCTTCGCGCTGTTCTCGATCTTCGGCACGGTCGGCTACGCCGACCTGCAGTCGCTCGCGCACGGCGTCGATCCCGCCGCCGCGATCCAGACCGGCGTGTTCGCCGGCCGCACCTACCAGGCCGCCGTCACCTTCGCGCTCATCGGCCTGTTCGTGGGCGCGTGCGGCAAGAGCGCCCAGCTGCCGCTCTACGTGTGGCTCCCCGACGCGATGGCCGGCCCGACGCCGGTCTCCGCCCTGATCCACGCCGCCACCATGGTGACCGCCGGCGTGTACCTGGTGGCGCGCAACGCCTACCTGTTCTCGCTCGCCCCGGCGGCCATGGCCACGGTCACGATCGTGGGCGCGGCCACCGCGCTGTTCGCGGCGCTGATCGCGTTCGTCCAGACCGACATCAAGAAGGTCCTGGCCTACTCCACCGTCAGCCAGCTCGGCTTCATGTTCATCGGCGTCGGCGTCGGCGCCTGGTGGGCCGGCGTCCTGCACCTCGTCACCCACGCGTTCTTCAAGGCCTGCCTGTTCCTCGGCGCCGGCTCGGTGATGCACGGGATGCACGAGGACACCGACATCCGGAACATGGGCGGCCTCGCGAGGAAGATGCCGCACACCGCGGCCACGTTCGGCATCGCCACGCTCGCCATCACCGGCTTCGTGCCGCTGTCCGGCTTCTTCTCGAAGGACGCGATCCTCGGGAACGCGCTGTTCAGCCACAACCCGGCCTGGCACCAGGTCGGCCAGATCGCGTACGTGCTCGGCTCGCTCGCCGCGCTCGGCACCGCGTTCTACATGTCGCGCCTGTTCTTCCTGACGTTCACCGGCAAGCCGCGCACCGCGGCGGCCGCGCACGCGCACGAGTCGTCGCCGGTCATGTACGTGCCGCTGTGGGTCCTCGCGATCCTCTCGATCGTGGCCCTGCTGCTCGGCCTCCCCGGCCACGGCCCGCTCGCCGAGGTGTTCGCGCGCTTCACCGAGCCGGTGTTCGCGGCCGGCACCGAGCGGCTCCACGAGGTCGGCCACCTGCACGCCGGCGCGCACCCGGCCTGGCCGTTCGCCGCGGCCTGGGCGCTCGCCGCGGTGGGCACGCTCGTCGCGTACCTCATGTACGCGGGCGCGCTCCGCGCCGCCCCGGCGGCCCTGGCCCGCACGTTCCCGCGCCTGTACCAGTTCGCGGTGGACAAGTTCCGCGTGGACGAGCTGTACCAGATGGTGGTCATCGAGCCGCTCAAGACCGCCGCCTACCTGCTCTGGCGCATCGTGGACGTGTTCGCCATCGACGGCCTGGTGGTGAACGGCGTGGCCCGGCTGGTGGGGTACGCCGGGTCGGTGCTCCGGCTCGCCCAGAACGGCGACGTGCAGCGCTACGCCGCGATCATGGTGGTCGCCGCGGCCGTCATCCTCTGGACCGTGGTCGGCGCAGGAGGGCGCTAG